atttattttcttttttgtttttttgggagGAGAGTGAAGGAGATAGGATTCAGAGGTATGAATGCACGATAAACCCTCTCTCTCTACCACCATCGAACGTTCGgtaacttcttcttccgtcTGAATCATCTCATGGGTTTTAAGaaagttttcaaattttgtttgatttctGGGTTTTAATTCGTCCGAGAGCTGGATAGGTTTGAAATGTTGTAGCTTGACGTTGAAATTGAAtctaaacttgtgttttctaTAGGTAGTTTAGGTTGGTAATGATGATAAGTGGATGCAACGCGTTAACTTCACATGTTCTAACAAGCTCTTGGGGGTTCAAGCCATCTTCGTACAGAGCTACAGCTTCAGGACAGACTCAACGTTGTCTTGCTGGGAGTTCATTTTCTGTCATAAAGAACTCTTTGGGGTCACCTTTACCATTTAATGGGCTTCAAGCTAGTGTACAAAGAGGTATATAGATTGCCTCAATGATACTTTAACTAGGATAAGAAGAGACTTTGGTATTTCAAAGTTTATGCTTTTGTTTATCAGCTCAACCTTGTATTCTTTTTGTCGTTTCAGGTGTGCCTTTGTCATACCTCTCAGCCTCGTCTTCTTGCCTTCTGAATGGGGAACAAGGTAGTCTGTCTAGCACACTACCTGTGTTACCCATCCGCAGGAAAACCCTTTTGTCCCCAAGAGCATCAAAAGATGTACCCTCCAGCTTCCGGTTTCCTCCAATGACCAAAAAGCCACAATGGTGGTGGAGAACCTTGGCATGCCTACCTTACCTGATGCCGCTTCACGAGACCTGGATGTACGCGGAAACCGCTTACCATCTCCACCCTTTCCTAGAAGATTTCGAGTTCTTAACCTACCCGTTTCTAGGCGCCTTAGGGAGGTTACCGGGCTGGTTCCTGATGGCTTACTTCTTTGTAGCGTACCTTGGGATAGTGAGGAGAAAAGAATGGCCTCACTTCTTTAGGTTCCATGTGGTGATGGGTATGCTGCTCGAAATCGCTCTTCAGGTTATAGGAACTGTTAGCAAGTGGATGCCTCTTGGTCTCTATTGGGGTAAGTTTGGGATGCATTTCTGGACCGCTGTTGCGTTTGCTTATCTGTTTACAGTGCTTGAAAGCATAAGGTGTGCGCTTGCCGGTATGTACGCGGACATCCCATTTGTTTGCGATGCTGCGTATATCCAGATCCCATACGACTAATAGGAAGATGTTGTTGCGTTTTAGATGGCTGTTACTTTTCGTTTTAATAATCTGTTTGTTAGACCTTTGTATCTGTAACAACTGTGTCTTTTTAAATGACAGTTATGTTTCAAACATTTTAGCGTTGCATTAACTCAATcgtcaaagtctcaaacttttgAACATGGAATTGCTATGAAACCAAAGAATCTAGTGTTCATCAGACTTGTTCAGTTTATACATTGGAAGAAGCCGTCAAAGCACTACAGGTAGGCTTCTTCTCCTAAACCCGAGATGCTCGGGGAGGTGGATACACTCAGGACACTGGCACGGATCGGTATGAGTTTATGGATGGCGACTCTGATAAGCTCTCAACAAATGGCTGCAACATAGAACAGAGGAAAGATAAATTAGAGGTGTTTTAATCTCTACAAGCGCAGAGCCATGAATTTTCATTGCACATGTACCTCTTAATGGTTTAGAGGAATAATGACATCTCTGTAGAAGGGATGAAAGGAAGGATCCTATCACCATAGAGTTGGTGCAGTTTCACCAAGAGCCGTCCGGAATCGAGGTCATCTTTCCAAATCTGATCAAGGATAGCTTTCCTGGTAATAGCCCGGCCCTTGCTGTCATCTTTCTCCTTTGCGTTTCTGCTTTCAGGTGCGTTACCATCAGACGCTTGTTCTGACGAGGATGGTCGAACGGAGTTTTGTGGCGGATTGGCATCTCCCGTCGGTCTATCTACTTGCATTGGGGATGGACCACCATCTGACCCATCTGTAGCTATCAATCTTTTATGAGGTGACCGGTTTTCTGAAGAATCTACACCCAGCTTTCGCTTATCTGCCATATTCAGAAAGGGTGAGAATAAAAACAATTGTTATTCATAGCGCCATACTGGAAGGGTTGGGAAGGTTCTAGTTCcatatttgtataaataaacGATGATTACGGCAATCATTAGTCCCTAAGCATGTGTCTGACCCTCCTAAGATTTAACTATTCGGGTTCAGTTAAATAAGCACCAATAACTGTATTATGCAGAAAAGGTAAATTGGTTGATGCAACTTACTTGGCTCAGTACTGATTACTTTCCCCTTTCCCTTACTGGGAAAACTTGGTGATGGAGATGGTAGAGTTGGGAAGATTTTAAGCCGGTCATGTATACACAGACCTGCAGCAcgctggagaaaaaaaaaattcacaagtTCCTTCAAGGACTTTCGATATACGAAACTACTGAGATTTCAACTACAGTTAGATTATAGAAGAATGTATCCACTAACCAGTATAGCTCCATATACACGCCAAGCTTCGTAGCTCTTCATCTGGTTCTTTTGCTTCTCAGCATCCAATTCTGGTTCGAGAAGACTCAGATACGGTTCAAGATTTGACAGAACAAGAAGGCGTACCtacacaaataaattaaattcagtTAACATCGCAGGAGTACTGTGCTTAAGTTATTTCTGGCACCCGTTCTATGACTATAAATCTTAGTTCCTAATTAAATGAAAGAGAAGCAGGGAGTGAAACAGGAAATAAGGATTTTCAGGATATAGTGCATGTTCTGGGTAACAATGTTTCCGGGGGAAAACTTATACAACTAATAGAACCTTGAAAAGAGCAAACTGATAGCAGTACAATGAAGCATCGCCACTAATATATCAGAGAAAGTAAAGGAACTACTTACGACATTGTGCCCTAAAGCCGCTAATCCTTGAATTGCACCGTAGTGCTGAGTCAAGGCCTTCTTTGGGTCCAAAAGTGCATTAACTAAAGTTTTCGTAAGACGAGACTGAAGAGTAATGTATGTGTTTCcaaacctgaaaacaaaaatattcaaacaacAGGATTTAAAATGACGAAAACCTTCTAAACAATGAAGAAAACTTTAGCAAGTTATaacttattatttctttaattcAGATCTTCCCATTCGATATTTCAGCTCAGGCCAGAAAAATACCAGAAGCCAATAGCAAAGAGAACAGCTAAGATGGAATTAGTAAAACTGTATATAGATATATTCACTCACGATATTGCATACAAAAGCTCAGTATAAAGATCATTTTCAGTAAGATAATCCCCACAATTAACCAAAAACGAACACAGAGTTACATGAAATGAAAGGGAAAGAACGAACCTTTTACATATCAGTGCAACCAGATTCGCAGTAAAATCTCTCAGATCCCAATGGTTGTCGGCAAATCTATTTCCAAGCTTTCTCGATACAAGGCATGTTACAACAGAGGGCATCAGCTGGTGAAGCTGGCACCAAAAGGAAAAGTTTCGTTAGCTTCATGGTTATGAAACAACGCGCAATATGCATCGTACGTAGCATGTCTAAAATGCAACTCGAAGAAACACACAtcaaaaaactaaagaaaatggaGGTACAAGATTCTATAATAGTTCGTAAGATCCAGACGGCAACTTACATAAGGTTCTATGTGTATATGAGGATTCTGCAGAAGACTTCTGACAACGTGCATTAAATTAAACAGGAGCAGGAAGTCATTTAACCCACGTGATACCTGCATCAGTAGAGAAAATAATATTGTAATGTGCATCAAGCAATTGCGATCCttatttctttttgagtttcCTCGGTGTTGCTATGTTACCTCATCAGCAATGAAATTTGTGAAGTATGGAACTAGGGGATGAAGTCCTGAGTCTGAGGCCAAGCTCACTAATGCCTCTTTAAACAGAGAGGGATTTGACTTGCTCAATGTAAGTTCAGCAATCTTTTGGAAGTACAACTGTTAAGAGTGAGAACAACAGATTAGTCTGTTGCACGTAAGATACGTCCCTGCGGTATTTAATCTGTAAGACATACCTGAAGCTCCTTAGATAATACATGCTTCACAGGTAGCCTAATGTCAATAAGAGGTCCGTCCTTTTGTTGATAAATTTGATTTTCGGCAGGTGCTCTAATGACTACAAACACCATAAACAAGAGGAATATATATTTACGAAGGTAAGAACAAGGAAATGTATCAAACTGTCTTGGTCGTGATAATTCTCAAAACATCTATACAGATTCATCTCAAATATGTACTTAGATCGCTCATCAACATCAGTAACTACACCAAATAACAAGGGGTACAAATGTAGAAACAAGTTAATTCACCTCCGAACGTCAAGGAACATACtaatatttgtttaatgtcAACAAATTTGGTTAATGACTTTAAAACTCTAACCCAGGGCATAAACCTGAGAAGCAAACCTTCTAAAGGAGCGTTTTCTGGTATAGCTGGCTGCACTCCTTCAATCGCAAGCCAGTGACAGACAATTTCAGTATCAAGAGGAGCTTTTGGTAGTGGAGCTTCAATCACCTAGAATCATGACATTTCttgaaaatattagaaaaaCAACTAAACAAGTAGATATATGATCAACTGAAACAAGAAAACCATGACACGTGTATATATGCCAGCTTCCCCAACATCTTACATCTTTGAAATCCACCTCTCTGTCATCAGTGTAGAACAAATCCCGATGCCCAATAGCTTTTCTAAAACGAATCGGTCCTCCTGAGCCAAACCCATATATCGGCTACAATAAACATGATCATTCTCAAATAGATGCATTTGCTTTCAGTTAACTGTTTAATAGACGGCGTTATTCATATGCACCAGAAAGGCCAAACCCTCAAAACCAgataccatatatatatttctcacTACTAATAAACTCCACCAAATAAAGTTCATAAACATTCTGCTGATAGTTCACTACCAAAGCTATAGAATATGGGAACTACTCTAGCATGTACCTCAAGGTTCCTTAAGTTGAGAGCACCATCAACATCGGAAGCTGTTAAAGTCGTTCTCTTAGAGTGACGCATGCATTTGATAGCTTCCTGCAAAGATTGCATTAATATCAATTGCTAATAT
Above is a window of Brassica napus cultivar Da-Ae chromosome A10, Da-Ae, whole genome shotgun sequence DNA encoding:
- the LOC106370970 gene encoding protein TIC 20-I, chloroplastic, producing MMISGCNALTSHVLTSSWGFKPSSYRATASGQTQRCLAGSSFSVIKNSLGSPLPFNGLQASVQRGVPLSYLSASSSCLLNGEQGSLSSTLPVLPIRRKTLLSPRASKDVPSSFRFPPMTKKPQWWWRTLACLPYLMPLHETWMYAETAYHLHPFLEDFEFLTYPFLGALGRLPGWFLMAYFFVAYLGIVRRKEWPHFFRFHVVMGMLLEIALQVIGTVSKWMPLGLYWGKFGMHFWTAVAFAYLFTVLESIRCALAGMYADIPFVCDAAYIQIPYD
- the LOC106370969 gene encoding transcription initiation factor TFIID subunit 6, translated to MSIVPKETIEVIAQSIGITNLSPEAALMLAPDVEYRVREIMQEAIKCMRHSKRTTLTASDVDGALNLRNLEPIYGFGSGGPIRFRKAIGHRDLFYTDDREVDFKDVIEAPLPKAPLDTEIVCHWLAIEGVQPAIPENAPLEVIRAPAENQIYQQKDGPLIDIRLPVKHVLSKELQLYFQKIAELTLSKSNPSLFKEALVSLASDSGLHPLVPYFTNFIADEVSRGLNDFLLLFNLMHVVRSLLQNPHIHIEPYLHQLMPSVVTCLVSRKLGNRFADNHWDLRDFTANLVALICKRFGNTYITLQSRLTKTLVNALLDPKKALTQHYGAIQGLAALGHNVVRLLVLSNLEPYLSLLEPELDAEKQKNQMKSYEAWRVYGAILRAAGLCIHDRLKIFPTLPSPSPSFPSKGKGKVISTEPNKRKLGVDSSENRSPHKRLIATDGSDGGPSPMQVDRPTGDANPPQNSVRPSSSEQASDGNAPESRNAKEKDDSKGRAITRKAILDQIWKDDLDSGRLLVKLHQLYGDRILPFIPSTEMSLFL